A single genomic interval of Gopherus evgoodei ecotype Sinaloan lineage chromosome 11, rGopEvg1_v1.p, whole genome shotgun sequence harbors:
- the CASP10 gene encoding caspase-10 isoform X1, with product MGDDIKFHQQLLVIDENLGTEEVEALKFLCSDLLSFKKLEAVESAQDIFQLLMAKDLLNKEDTFILAELLYRIRCHFLLQKLGYTKETVQENLSWKGKVSRYRQMLYELSEDITSEDLKRAMFLLRDQLPKKLTNMSSLELLTCLEKQDHLAENNLEILEKICMDISPDLLKTVNKYKMERVSLAQQESSLPVKETASFSHHIPEGRFHSGGDVRLLTSSQETPIKSLGSNIYDSGSLWEHAGSVHFIAARQDDKAVNVMQGISELSQEQPATMSNLQSKTEKLMTYKMDGPHRGYCLIINNFSFTGTLQKRRGSNKDAEMLAQVFTWLGLDVKTYTDKTSVEIKNLMQEWQSSKDHRDRDCFVCCILSHGELGLVYGTDEREVPIRTIMSYFTARQCPQLAEKPKLFFIQACQGKEIQQAVYIEADAQNPDLFPIQQLISPSESIPEEADFLLGMATVGGYASFRHIQHGTWYIQALCNKLQLLVPRGEDILSILTEVNEDVSKRADNLGKKKQMPQPAYTLRKKLIFPVPRSPPPSQQQ from the exons ATGGGTGATGACATAAAGTTTCACCAGCAGCTTCTAGTCATCGATGAAAACCTGGGAACTGAAGAAGTGGAGGCCCTGAAATTTCTCTGTAGTGACTTGCTCTCCTTCAAAAAGCTGGAAGCTGTAGAATCAGCTCAGGACATCTTCCAGCTCCTCATGGCTAAGGATTTGCTGAATAAGGAGGATACTTTCATACTAGCTGAGCTTTTGTACAGGATTAGGTGTCACTTCCTGCTCCAGAAACTTGGCTACACCAAGGAAACAGTGCAAGAAAATCTATCCTGGAAAGGGAAGGTATCTCGGTACAG GCAGATGCTGTATGAACTGTCAGAGGACATCACCAGTGAGGATTTAAAAAGAGCCATGTTCCTCTTGAGGGACCAGCTGCCAAAGAAGCTGACAAATATG TCCAGTCTAGAGCTGCTGACCTGTCTGGAAAAACAAGACCATTTAGCAGAGAACAACCTGGAAATACTGGAGAAAATCTGTATGGACATTTCACCTGATCTCCTGAAAACagtaaacaaatacaaaatggaaagag tttctttagcTCAGCAGGAAAGCAGTCTGCCAGTCAAAGAAACTGCATCATTTTCCCATCACATCCCTGAAGGACGGTTTCATTCTGGAGGTGATGTCAGACTATTGACTTCCTCACAG GAGACCCCTATCAAATCACTGGGTTCTAATATTTATG ACTCCGGGAGCCTGTGGGAACATGCTGGGAGTGTGCATTTCATAGCTGCCAGACAAG atgACAAAGCAGTAAATGTTATGCAAGGCATCTCTGAACTAAGCCAGGAACAACCTGCAACAATGAGCAACCTACAAAGCAAAACAGAG AAGCTGATGACCTATAAAATGGATGGGCCACACAGAGGCTATTGCctcattattaataattttagCTTTACTGGGACTCTTCAGAAGAGGAGAGGATCTAATAAAGATGCTG agATGCTGGCGCAAGTGTTTACATGGCTTGGTCTGGATGTGAAGACTTATACTGATAAGACATCAGTAGAAATAAAAAATCTCATGCAGGAATGGCAGTCTTCGAAAGATCACAGAGACAGGGACTGCTTTGTGTGCTGTATTCTATCTCACGGAGAGCTGGGATTGGTCTATGGGACAGATGAACGAGAAGTACCAATCCGCACGATCATGTCCTACTTCACAGCCAGACAATGCCCACAGCTGGCTGAAAaacccaaacttttttttatccAGGCATGTCAAGGCAAAGAGATACAACAGGCTGTCTACATTGAAGCAGATGCACAGAATCCTGACTTGTTTCCCATACAGCAACTAATCTCCCCTTCTGAAAGCATTCCGGAAGAAGCTGATTTCCTCCTTGGCATGGCCACAGTGGGTGGTTATGCATCTTTCCGCCACATACAGCATGGTACTTGGTACATTCAAGCCCTCTGCAATAAGTTACAGCTCTTGGTACCAAG AGGTGAAGACATCTTGTCaattcttactgaagtcaatgaagatgTGAGCAAACGTGCAGACAACTTGGGGAAAAAGAAACAGATGCCCCAGCCAGCCTACACCTTGAGGAAGAAACTGATATTCCCAGTGCCTAGAAGTCCACCTCCATCACAGCagcaatag
- the CASP10 gene encoding caspase-10 isoform X2, whose product MGDDIKFHQQLLVIDENLGTEEVEALKFLCSDLLSFKKLEAVESAQDIFQLLMAKDLLNKEDTFILAELLYRIRCHFLLQKLGYTKETVQENLSWKGKVSRYRQMLYELSEDITSEDLKRAMFLLRDQLPKKLTNMSSLELLTCLEKQDHLAENNLEILEKICMDISPDLLKTVNKYKMERVSLAQQESSLPVKETASFSHHIPEGRFHSGGDVRLLTSSQETPIKSLGSNIYDSGSLWEHAGSVHFIAARQEMLAQVFTWLGLDVKTYTDKTSVEIKNLMQEWQSSKDHRDRDCFVCCILSHGELGLVYGTDEREVPIRTIMSYFTARQCPQLAEKPKLFFIQACQGKEIQQAVYIEADAQNPDLFPIQQLISPSESIPEEADFLLGMATVGGYASFRHIQHGTWYIQALCNKLQLLVPRGEDILSILTEVNEDVSKRADNLGKKKQMPQPAYTLRKKLIFPVPRSPPPSQQQ is encoded by the exons ATGGGTGATGACATAAAGTTTCACCAGCAGCTTCTAGTCATCGATGAAAACCTGGGAACTGAAGAAGTGGAGGCCCTGAAATTTCTCTGTAGTGACTTGCTCTCCTTCAAAAAGCTGGAAGCTGTAGAATCAGCTCAGGACATCTTCCAGCTCCTCATGGCTAAGGATTTGCTGAATAAGGAGGATACTTTCATACTAGCTGAGCTTTTGTACAGGATTAGGTGTCACTTCCTGCTCCAGAAACTTGGCTACACCAAGGAAACAGTGCAAGAAAATCTATCCTGGAAAGGGAAGGTATCTCGGTACAG GCAGATGCTGTATGAACTGTCAGAGGACATCACCAGTGAGGATTTAAAAAGAGCCATGTTCCTCTTGAGGGACCAGCTGCCAAAGAAGCTGACAAATATG TCCAGTCTAGAGCTGCTGACCTGTCTGGAAAAACAAGACCATTTAGCAGAGAACAACCTGGAAATACTGGAGAAAATCTGTATGGACATTTCACCTGATCTCCTGAAAACagtaaacaaatacaaaatggaaagag tttctttagcTCAGCAGGAAAGCAGTCTGCCAGTCAAAGAAACTGCATCATTTTCCCATCACATCCCTGAAGGACGGTTTCATTCTGGAGGTGATGTCAGACTATTGACTTCCTCACAG GAGACCCCTATCAAATCACTGGGTTCTAATATTTATG ACTCCGGGAGCCTGTGGGAACATGCTGGGAGTGTGCATTTCATAGCTGCCAGACAAG agATGCTGGCGCAAGTGTTTACATGGCTTGGTCTGGATGTGAAGACTTATACTGATAAGACATCAGTAGAAATAAAAAATCTCATGCAGGAATGGCAGTCTTCGAAAGATCACAGAGACAGGGACTGCTTTGTGTGCTGTATTCTATCTCACGGAGAGCTGGGATTGGTCTATGGGACAGATGAACGAGAAGTACCAATCCGCACGATCATGTCCTACTTCACAGCCAGACAATGCCCACAGCTGGCTGAAAaacccaaacttttttttatccAGGCATGTCAAGGCAAAGAGATACAACAGGCTGTCTACATTGAAGCAGATGCACAGAATCCTGACTTGTTTCCCATACAGCAACTAATCTCCCCTTCTGAAAGCATTCCGGAAGAAGCTGATTTCCTCCTTGGCATGGCCACAGTGGGTGGTTATGCATCTTTCCGCCACATACAGCATGGTACTTGGTACATTCAAGCCCTCTGCAATAAGTTACAGCTCTTGGTACCAAG AGGTGAAGACATCTTGTCaattcttactgaagtcaatgaagatgTGAGCAAACGTGCAGACAACTTGGGGAAAAAGAAACAGATGCCCCAGCCAGCCTACACCTTGAGGAAGAAACTGATATTCCCAGTGCCTAGAAGTCCACCTCCATCACAGCagcaatag